A single Desulfovibrio legallii DNA region contains:
- the motA gene encoding flagellar motor stator protein MotA — translation MYLVIGLVIVAISVFTGYTLSHGEWAVLFQPAEFIIILGCGLGAFFGSQTKYTFSLIVKSLKHLFADPGSSKGRYLETLALLYALFSKMHREGVISIESDVEKPESSPIFSKYPNISKDSKVVNFIGDTLRVYLTTGDPADIDSLMDVDINTMREEGILPAHAVSHMAESMPGMGIVACVLGVVLAMGKINEPPEILGHYIAAALVGTFFGILCCYGLFGPMGSKLENYVAEEHFYYHSVKEAVAAAIRGSTPLIAVEYGRRAIPYPFRPAFAEMEERLKSS, via the coding sequence ATGTATCTAGTTATTGGTCTGGTCATAGTCGCAATTTCGGTGTTTACCGGCTACACGCTCTCCCACGGCGAGTGGGCCGTGCTGTTTCAGCCCGCCGAATTCATCATTATCCTGGGCTGCGGCCTGGGGGCCTTCTTTGGTTCACAGACCAAGTACACCTTCAGCCTCATCGTCAAAAGCCTCAAACACCTGTTTGCCGACCCCGGCTCCAGCAAAGGGCGCTACCTGGAAACCCTGGCCCTGCTCTATGCCCTGTTTTCCAAAATGCACCGCGAAGGCGTCATCAGCATTGAAAGCGACGTGGAAAAGCCCGAATCCAGCCCCATTTTCAGCAAATATCCCAATATTTCCAAAGACAGCAAGGTCGTCAACTTTATCGGCGATACCCTGCGCGTTTACCTGACCACCGGCGACCCGGCCGATATTGACAGCCTCATGGACGTGGACATCAACACCATGCGCGAAGAAGGCATTCTGCCCGCCCACGCCGTGTCGCATATGGCCGAATCCATGCCCGGCATGGGCATTGTGGCCTGCGTACTGGGCGTAGTGCTGGCTATGGGCAAGATCAACGAACCGCCGGAGATCCTGGGCCACTACATCGCGGCCGCCCTGGTAGGCACCTTTTTCGGCATCCTGTGCTGCTACGGCCTGTTTGGCCCCATGGGCTCCAAGCTGGAAAACTATGTGGCCGAAGAACACTTTTACTACCATTCCGTCAAAGAAGCCGTGGCTGCGGCCATCCGGGGCTCCACGCCGCTCATCGCCGTGGAATACGGGCGCAGGGCCATCCCTTACCCCTTCCGCCCCGCCTTTGCGGAAATGGAAGAGCGGCTCAAAAGCAGCTAG
- a CDS encoding OmpA/MotB family protein: MGGGAWKVAYADFVTAMMAFFLLLWVLSMVPPDTKAGLAAYFSGDRNFDSSSTSPISNNPFIQNTDKIDTRDLKISEVEKSHYAIAQKIKQMLMADAVPQSASGISADDVGVQLRVNSDVLFKPGSVELLPQGDKVLQGVLQLMNEYNLYLVVRGHADAAETRPPFASAWELSGARAAAMVNYLATHGIKPTRMRAVSYGDTRPLRPGLDEQSRAANRRVEFFFHRPEVMSYSVVY, encoded by the coding sequence ATGGGTGGCGGCGCATGGAAAGTGGCTTACGCCGACTTTGTCACGGCCATGATGGCCTTTTTTCTGCTGCTCTGGGTGCTCAGCATGGTGCCGCCGGACACCAAGGCGGGCCTTGCCGCCTACTTCAGCGGCGACCGCAATTTCGATTCCAGCTCCACCTCGCCCATTTCCAACAATCCCTTTATCCAGAATACGGATAAAATCGATACCCGCGACCTGAAAATCAGCGAAGTGGAAAAATCCCACTACGCCATCGCCCAAAAAATCAAGCAGATGCTCATGGCCGACGCCGTCCCCCAAAGCGCTTCGGGCATCAGCGCCGACGACGTGGGCGTGCAGCTCAGGGTCAATTCCGACGTGCTGTTCAAGCCCGGCAGCGTGGAACTCCTGCCCCAGGGCGACAAGGTGCTCCAGGGCGTACTCCAGCTCATGAACGAATACAACCTGTACCTGGTGGTGCGCGGCCACGCCGACGCCGCTGAAACCCGCCCCCCCTTCGCCTCGGCCTGGGAGCTTTCCGGCGCGCGCGCCGCCGCCATGGTCAACTACCTGGCCACCCACGGCATCAAGCCCACCCGCATGCGCGCCGTGAGCTACGGCGATACCCGCCCCCTGCGCCCCGGCCTGGACGAGCAAAGCCGCGCCGCCAACCGCCGGGTGGAATTTTTCTTCCACCGGCCTGAGGTCATGTCCTACAGCGTCGTGTATTAG
- a CDS encoding glycosyltransferase family protein has protein sequence MPSASPALGRVRLPDHTGAPIHLSSSPQAWECRGQGQAVLLLGLGPDRPQDLPFAREASTVFWLEAAAVKRALEACAPEAAAARRSLPPHWREVSPRAAVALAPRCRCCFYLPGLRLAPDFWGPLLGRVDAALVAATAEPLLLPAWAARQAGLAPGPARAFSDAPDQDGEGLGAVLLPGADNQLLHAELRQACAACGYGPVLTRLPRPDPERNARGTRAADAFAAAWRDLLPAQKPAMLLSVNLRGLDPEGRVFHLCRALGIPVGVWFVDNPWHVLSALRLPWWRGAHLFVTDPGFMPDLRAQGAQSVSYLPLAAAPHMWRGADDDLPELTAPPLFVGRSAFPEKDRFFAAARLPQAAGEEAAALLQQSRGPTDAPHFFWWQRSLGLRAPWPGNDVRRAGLGAERCSLANRAHWLKAAGAEGGGLRVVGDGGWRALLPEAEILPPVDYYTQLSGLYAAAAAVLNVTSLLLPHSLSQRHFDVWAAGGLLLSDATQGLDLFPRELTEPIALRGPEDFPRRLAELRARPQEARDLRLAWRRHLRARHSYTQRVRRIAEVLGAPLPPPQP, from the coding sequence ATGCCTTCGGCCAGTCCCGCCTTGGGGCGCGTGCGCCTGCCCGACCACACCGGCGCGCCCATACACCTTTCGTCAAGCCCGCAAGCCTGGGAATGCCGGGGCCAGGGCCAGGCCGTGCTGCTGCTGGGCCTGGGCCCGGACCGCCCCCAGGACCTGCCCTTTGCCCGCGAGGCCTCTACAGTCTTCTGGCTGGAGGCGGCCGCCGTCAAACGCGCCCTGGAGGCCTGCGCTCCGGAGGCGGCCGCCGCGCGCCGCAGCCTGCCTCCCCACTGGCGGGAGGTTTCGCCCCGCGCCGCCGTGGCCCTGGCCCCGCGCTGCCGGTGCTGTTTTTATCTGCCCGGCCTGCGGCTGGCCCCCGACTTCTGGGGCCCCCTGCTGGGGCGCGTGGACGCCGCCCTGGTCGCGGCGACGGCAGAGCCTTTGCTGCTTCCGGCCTGGGCCGCCCGCCAAGCGGGCCTGGCCCCCGGCCCCGCCCGCGCCTTTTCGGACGCTCCCGATCAGGACGGCGAGGGCCTTGGGGCCGTCCTCCTGCCGGGCGCGGACAACCAGCTTCTGCATGCGGAGCTGCGCCAGGCCTGTGCGGCCTGCGGCTACGGGCCGGTGCTTACCCGTCTGCCCCGGCCCGATCCGGAACGGAACGCGCGGGGCACGCGCGCTGCGGACGCCTTTGCGGCGGCCTGGCGCGACCTGCTGCCCGCCCAGAAGCCCGCCATGCTGCTTTCCGTCAACCTGCGCGGGCTGGATCCTGAGGGCAGGGTTTTCCATCTTTGCCGGGCCCTGGGCATTCCGGTGGGCGTCTGGTTTGTGGACAACCCCTGGCATGTGCTCTCCGCCCTGCGCCTGCCCTGGTGGCGCGGGGCGCACCTCTTCGTCACCGACCCCGGCTTCATGCCGGATCTGCGCGCCCAGGGGGCGCAGAGCGTGAGCTATCTGCCCCTGGCCGCAGCCCCGCACATGTGGCGCGGCGCGGACGACGACCTGCCGGAGCTCACGGCCCCGCCGCTCTTTGTGGGGCGTTCGGCCTTCCCCGAAAAAGACCGCTTTTTTGCCGCCGCACGCCTGCCGCAGGCCGCCGGGGAAGAGGCCGCCGCACTTTTGCAGCAGAGCCGCGGCCCAACCGATGCGCCGCACTTTTTCTGGTGGCAGCGCAGCCTGGGGCTGCGCGCGCCCTGGCCCGGCAACGACGTGCGCCGCGCGGGCCTCGGCGCGGAGCGCTGCTCTCTGGCCAACCGGGCCCACTGGCTCAAGGCCGCCGGAGCCGAAGGGGGCGGTCTGCGCGTGGTGGGCGACGGCGGCTGGCGCGCCCTGCTGCCGGAAGCTGAAATCCTGCCGCCCGTGGACTACTACACACAGCTGTCCGGGCTCTACGCCGCGGCTGCGGCCGTGCTCAACGTCACCAGCCTGCTCCTGCCCCACAGCCTGAGCCAGCGGCATTTTGACGTCTGGGCCGCCGGCGGCCTGCTGCTCAGCGACGCTACCCAAGGACTGGATCTTTTCCCCCGCGAACTGACGGAACCCATTGCCCTGCGCGGGCCGGAAGACTTCCCCCGCCGCCTGGCGGAGCTGCGCGCCCGGCCGCAAGAGGCCCGCGATCTGCGCCTGGCCTGGCGGCGGCACCTGCGCGCCCGCCACAGCTATACGCAGCGCGTCCGGCGCATCGCCGAAGTCCTGGGCGCGCCCCTCCCCCCGCCGCAGCCCTAG
- a CDS encoding lipopolysaccharide biosynthesis protein, with translation MQSATPTLARRYVFKLLANVASVPVYLAMEAILPRALGPRMYGNYSFATNLFQQLSGFLDMGTSTCFYNALSRRQEECGLIAFYLRVGLLVLGVSALAALCLQIPAVGGLLMPDVPLWLAPLAALWAFLTWWGRVLRSMNDAVGITVSSELARTVLSLLAVGLLGLLFWADQLNIYSLFAQQYLMLGATALAYWLVTRAYWRSRDQVLRLTLTPEQTRAYGREFFAYSHPLFIQALLSFLLLSAERWLLQWFDGSVQQGFFALSQKVSMACFLFVSAMTPLIMRELSIAWGHGDRAAMGRLLDRFAPLLYVVAAYFSCFTLAEGAALVRFFGGAEFAAATLPVQIMALYPLHQAYGQLAGSVFHATGRTRVLRNIAALECVYGFSTAWFLLAPPDLWGCNLGAVGLAIKTVAVQIITVNLYLWLASRFIPLHFWRNLAHQVWSLAVLLALAFACREGTLHLAPALGLGGVDSIPRFILSGAVYTLCLGLLCLGVPAVLGLTRQDVRELRARFRARGL, from the coding sequence ATGCAAAGCGCCACCCCCACCCTGGCCCGCCGTTACGTCTTCAAGCTGCTGGCCAATGTCGCTTCCGTGCCCGTCTATCTGGCCATGGAGGCCATCCTGCCGCGCGCGCTGGGGCCGCGCATGTACGGCAACTACAGCTTTGCCACCAATCTCTTCCAGCAGCTTTCCGGCTTTCTGGATATGGGCACCTCCACCTGCTTCTACAACGCCCTTTCCCGGCGGCAGGAGGAATGCGGCCTCATCGCCTTTTATCTGCGGGTGGGTCTGCTGGTGCTGGGCGTCAGCGCCCTGGCCGCCCTTTGCCTGCAGATTCCGGCCGTGGGCGGCCTGCTCATGCCCGACGTGCCCCTCTGGCTGGCCCCACTGGCCGCCCTTTGGGCCTTCCTCACCTGGTGGGGGCGCGTGCTGCGCTCCATGAACGACGCCGTGGGGATCACGGTTTCCTCGGAGCTCGCCCGCACCGTGCTCTCCCTGCTGGCCGTGGGCCTGCTGGGCCTGCTGTTCTGGGCGGATCAGCTGAACATCTACAGCCTCTTTGCCCAGCAATACCTCATGCTGGGGGCCACGGCCCTGGCCTACTGGCTGGTGACCCGCGCCTATTGGCGCAGCCGGGATCAGGTTCTGCGCCTGACCCTGACCCCGGAGCAGACCCGCGCCTACGGGCGGGAATTTTTCGCCTACAGTCACCCCCTGTTCATCCAGGCCCTGCTCTCTTTTTTGCTGCTCTCGGCAGAGCGCTGGCTGCTGCAGTGGTTTGACGGCAGCGTGCAGCAAGGCTTTTTCGCCCTTTCCCAGAAAGTGAGCATGGCCTGCTTTCTCTTTGTCTCGGCCATGACGCCCCTGATCATGCGCGAGCTCTCCATAGCCTGGGGCCACGGCGACCGCGCGGCCATGGGCCGCCTGCTGGACCGCTTTGCCCCGCTGCTCTATGTGGTGGCCGCCTATTTTTCCTGCTTTACCCTGGCGGAAGGCGCGGCCCTGGTGCGCTTTTTCGGCGGGGCGGAGTTCGCCGCCGCCACCCTGCCCGTGCAGATCATGGCCCTTTACCCCCTGCACCAGGCCTACGGACAACTGGCGGGCTCCGTCTTCCACGCCACGGGCCGCACCCGCGTGCTGCGCAACATAGCCGCCCTGGAATGCGTCTACGGCTTCAGCACGGCCTGGTTCCTGCTGGCCCCGCCGGATCTCTGGGGCTGCAACCTGGGGGCTGTGGGCCTGGCCATAAAAACCGTGGCCGTACAGATCATCACGGTCAACCTCTATCTCTGGCTGGCATCGCGCTTCATCCCCCTGCACTTCTGGCGCAACCTGGCCCATCAGGTCTGGAGCTTGGCCGTGTTGCTGGCCCTGGCCTTCGCCTGCCGGGAGGGCACCCTGCACTTGGCCCCCGCCCTGGGCCTGGGCGGCGTGGATTCCATCCCCCGCTTCATCCTTTCCGGCGCGGTCTACACCCTTTGCCTGGGGCTGCTCTGCCTGGGGGTGCCCGCAGTGCTGGGCCTTACCCGGCAGGACGTGCGGGAATTGCGGGCACGCTTCCGCGCCCGGGGGCTGTAA
- a CDS encoding Maf family nucleotide pyrophosphatase encodes MSAPVLAPLFALRPGCRLVLASASPRRRQFLEEWGLSFTLARPLGAEPRPWPGEPPEAYTQRAATAKASDVAAGLAAAERACSLVLAADTVVALGDEILGKPRDRAHALEMLRRLNGREHAVVSAVCLAPPRGAARVFSDVSRVRFGRWPEAVLRAYVRTGEPDDKAGAYAIQGQGAFLAERVEGSWSTVVGLPLAPLARELLAAGWMTPVGDAGL; translated from the coding sequence ATGAGCGCCCCCGTCTTGGCGCCGCTTTTTGCGTTGCGGCCCGGCTGCCGCCTGGTGCTGGCTTCGGCTTCGCCCCGGCGGCGGCAGTTTCTGGAAGAGTGGGGCCTGTCTTTCACGCTGGCCCGCCCCTTGGGCGCAGAGCCCCGGCCCTGGCCCGGCGAGCCGCCTGAAGCCTATACCCAACGGGCCGCAACGGCCAAAGCGTCGGATGTGGCCGCCGGGCTGGCTGCGGCGGAGCGCGCCTGCAGTCTGGTGCTGGCTGCGGATACGGTGGTGGCCCTGGGGGACGAAATCCTGGGCAAGCCCCGCGACCGGGCCCACGCCCTGGAGATGCTGCGGCGTCTCAACGGGCGGGAACACGCGGTGGTCAGCGCCGTATGCCTTGCGCCGCCGCGCGGCGCGGCGCGGGTGTTCAGCGACGTAAGCCGGGTGCGCTTCGGGCGTTGGCCTGAAGCCGTGCTGCGGGCCTATGTGCGCACGGGCGAACCCGACGACAAGGCCGGGGCCTACGCCATTCAGGGCCAGGGCGCTTTTTTGGCGGAGCGGGTGGAAGGCTCCTGGAGCACGGTGGTGGGGCTGCCGCTGGCCCCGCTGGCGCGCGAGCTGCTGGCCGCGGGCTGGATGACGCCCGTTGGCGACGCCGGCCTCTGA
- the yfcE gene encoding phosphodiesterase: MRLLIASDLHGSLHGLRFLLERARALQPDLLVLLGDLVYHGPRNPLPQGYDTPQVLRAMPDLTGLPCPVMAVRGNCDAEVDLGLLPFPVAENAWIDADGLRIFASHGHRLPERPPCPGFAPGTVLLRGHTHVPRGETLGGLHFWNPGSLSLPKGGFPPSYGLYEAGVFRVLDTQGAEVLRHAPQA; the protein is encoded by the coding sequence ATGCGGCTGCTCATTGCCTCCGATTTGCACGGCTCCCTGCACGGCCTGCGTTTTTTGCTGGAGCGGGCCCGCGCGCTGCAGCCGGATCTGCTGGTGCTGCTGGGCGACCTGGTCTACCACGGGCCGCGCAACCCGCTGCCCCAGGGCTATGACACGCCCCAGGTGCTGCGCGCCATGCCAGATCTGACGGGCCTGCCCTGCCCGGTCATGGCCGTGCGCGGCAATTGCGACGCCGAGGTGGACCTGGGCCTGCTGCCCTTTCCCGTGGCGGAAAACGCCTGGATCGACGCGGACGGTCTGCGCATTTTTGCCAGCCACGGGCACCGTCTGCCGGAGCGGCCCCCGTGCCCCGGCTTTGCCCCCGGCACGGTGCTGCTGCGGGGGCATACCCATGTGCCGCGCGGCGAGACTCTGGGGGGCCTGCACTTCTGGAACCCCGGCTCCCTTTCCCTGCCCAAGGGCGGTTTCCCGCCCAGCTACGGGCTCTATGAGGCCGGCGTTTTCCGCGTTCTGGACACGCAAGGCGCGGAAGTGCTGCGCCACGCGCCGCAGGCCTGA
- a CDS encoding Trm112 family protein, producing MLAFCHLEEPMPLETGELLRILACPRCLGGLKALEEGGQTVGFACPACKVVYPVRDEIPIMLDEEAKDRAAWDAAHPQAVERG from the coding sequence ATGCTTGCCTTTTGCCATCTGGAGGAACCCATGCCCCTGGAAACCGGAGAATTGCTGCGTATTCTGGCCTGCCCCCGCTGTCTGGGCGGCCTCAAGGCCCTGGAAGAGGGCGGACAGACGGTGGGCTTTGCCTGCCCGGCCTGCAAGGTGGTCTATCCTGTGCGGGACGAGATCCCCATTATGCTGGACGAAGAAGCCAAGGATCGCGCCGCCTGGGACGCGGCGCACCCACAGGCCGTGGAGCGCGGCTGA